The segment CACATCTGGGACATGAATAGGTATTGTCTGCTAATGTCAGGTATAGCTCCAACCTGAGCATTTGTGTTTCTTCTCAGTGGGTGCGGCCAATGCCGCTGCCACCTCCAGGGCTCTGTGGCAGTTCCGTGCGATAATCAAATGCACTATCCCAAGCAGCAACCCATTACTGGATTACAATAACTATGGCTGCTACTGTGGCCTCGGAGGCAGTGGAACACCAGTGGATACCCTTGACAGGTTGGTGAGACTTTGCCTTCTCAAAATCCTTCCCTCTCCTTGCAGCTGTATCTGCTGTTTTTGCTGACAGCCCCTTCCCAGGTGCCTGTGTCTGTAGGTTTTTGGAGAACATTCCTGGCTAATATGACATTCAGAGCTAAGAAATGGGGTTGTATTGTATTTCACTGTGCACATTCTCAGAGGTTACACATCATCCAAGCAGCTCCTCTTGTTCCACTCTTCTGCTGGTGGTTGCTATATTGAAGAGCTGAAGTGAATGTGTAGTAACAACTCTTGTAGTGGTGCTAAGTAGCAGCCAAGAGAGAAACAAATTGGGGTAATCTGATTTAAGCATACATCATAGGGCTTTGTACCCAAGTGATGCCACTACAATGCTACTGATGTAAGTGCATGTGCAACAATAAGACTGAGAATTTGGCCTTCTATCTAGCAGattactttctcttcagagatgccCTATGTTTGCTGTCTGATCATTGTGCCCTTTTGTTTAGAGCATTGTCTAGAATATCCACCCTAGTTAGATAACTTAAAACAAGCCAGCTGAGCTCAAGCCTGAGTACATGGTTTTGAATGTATTCCCCATTATTTCACAGGTGCTGTCAGGTGCATGATAACTGCTATTCTGAGGCCCAGCAGCTTTCAGCATGTAAAGGACTTCTGGACAACCCTTACACAGAGCTGTATACCTACAGCTGCTCAGGCACCACTGTTACCTGTAGCAGTATGTCTAACTATCTCTTATTTCATGTCAGCCACTGGTTTCTTTTTTATGGGGTTTGATCTAAGCTGTATCTCCTTCAGCAGGAATGTGCTTCCTAAAAGCAGGCTCCCCACTATACCATCACCCACTTCAGCAAAGATGGTGTTTGTTAGGAGTGGGTATACCTCCCCCTAGACACTCTatagcagaggtggccaacctgagcctgagaaggagccagagtgGCACGGTAATACATcagcttcccccccaccactcccaATGCCTCCAGCCCAcctgctgatcagtgcctccccctccctccctgcacctcctgatcagctgtttcttgGAGGCTCTGAAGGGCAAGAGCAGAgacactgcaggctcaggggagagggtggggcctGAGGAAGAGCCAGGAGTTGATCAGTGAGCAcctcccagcacattggaaagttggtgcctgtagctccagcctcggaGTCAATgactatacaaggagctgcatgtggctccggagccacaggttggccacctctgctctATAACAATCACATTCTACACAGCATAGCCCATAGCTCTGGTTTGAAAGGCCTTAATGCCCTGGGATCAAAGTTTCATATCTGGGACACACACAGGCCAAAGCCTTTTGTCCTGCTAAACTAAGTTCCACACAGTGTTTGGTGCACAGAGCTTCCATCTCTTCTTGCTATTAAATTTCATGTCAATTCTTATGACAGGGGGTTTGCCCAGGTATCTTGCCCATAGTTTCCTCTCCTCCCACTGTTGAGGGGTACTTGACTGTGGCTCTTTATCCCTggggcagctgcatttcagtagtggtgTGTTTGAAGTATTCTGTAAATAACCTTGAGAGTATTTCAAATTAAAGGGAGTAGGTGTGAGAGTGAAAGGAAGGAATATAACTTTTAGCTCATCAGTTTCACTTGCCAGCAGAGAATCATCTTGGCTGCAAATTCTCCTGCTTGCCACATAGGAAGATTTAAAGCTTCCCATCATTGTAGTTTGAAACTGCCTCACTTAACAGTTATTGTTCAAACATTTGAAAACTGAAAGTATGTAATGTTTCCATGACAGCCACAGGGATTCCCTCAGAGGCTAGTGACACCTAAAAGGGGATAGGCACAATTGACACACAAAGGATCAGGACCAGAGCAGtgggcaaaaaaaaagaaaatattggatTCAAAACAGCAGAAGTTCTGTCTTCCCTAAAGGGCTGCCATTGCTTGGACTAGGAAAAGCTATCATGTTACCAGGGACCTTCtgagttttcaccttcctctgcagcatgggccatTCACTTGTTAGGACTATCCTACcaaatcatttccctgccattagGAGGGTCTTGGTGCAGCAGATTCCTCCTGTTCTCTGCAGGGGGCACATGGTAATTTAGTCTTGCAAGGGCTGCACTATGTTGCTCTAATTCTGGTGGTTGGTCTGGCGGGGTTTGGTGTCCTGTAGTTGATAAAGGACTTTGcagtgctggtcccaggcctGTGAACACGGGTGAGGCAACAGTTTTTACCGGCCCAGGTCCTGCTAGGGCAAGAGCCGAGCTTTGGAGCGGGGCAGAGTCTTCAGCTCCGTCCTCGCCCTCCAAGGTAACGGGCCCAAGACGCTGGAGAGAGGCGCCGCCGCCTGGGGCCCTGCCGGAGCGCTCCCTAtcagctctgcccccacagcCCAGGGGCGCCAGACgtgccctgctgcccccctctgGCTCCAAGGCCCGCGCGGGGAAGGAGCCCGCCTAGTGCGCGGTCCCCGGGGCGGGCCAGGCCCATGGCCGGACGCTCGCTGACGTCGCCTCCCTTCCCCCCGCAGGCAAGAACGACCCGTGCGAGCTCTTCATCTGCGAGTGCGACCGCAAGGCGGCCATCTGCTTCGCGGGGGCCTCCTACAACCCGGAGAACAAGAACCTGGACTCCTCCCGCTGCGCCTGACCGGCCGAGGGACGCGACGGCCCCGACCCTGCGCAATAAAGCCTGACACCCGCCCCGCGCTTCCCGCCTTTTCTTTCGCGCGCCAGGCCGGACTGGGGGATGGGCTCCGGCCTTCAGTAAGGGAGGGGCCGGCTCAGCTGGCTCACCTACCGGCCGGTGCGGCAGAGGCGGGCAACGCGCGCTAGCTTCCTGGAGTGACGTAGTACCCCGCGCTCCTCACTCACACTACGCATTGTCACGTGTCGGTCACGCACCCACCTCCCCGATTGGGCCGCTAGGGACACGTGTTCCGGAGCCACCGACCCCGCGAACAGCCGCCTACACGGGGACAGGGAGTTCGTGAGCCCCGCCCACTCCGTGTGTAGGGACAAGGAGCCATGCCCACTTTCCTCCCTCATAGGACCTAGACCCTTCTCTCAGTCCGGGGACAGGGAGCCCGCCCACGGATCCATCGAAGATGAGCCACGCCCACCGCCATttccgcctccctccctccctccgcgcACCCCGATAGGGTGATTGGGGCTGCAGAAACTGATCCAGTCCCTCTTCCCTGCAGTGGTATAAGGAGTGGGCAGGATCACCTGCTCTGCCTTCCCCAGTGTAAGAAGAATGGGGGGCCCAGGTCTTTGCTTGAGGTGTAATGAGGCTGGGCTGTTCCCCTCTGTATTTTCCAAGTTGCTGGATGGCCCCTCCTAACCTGTTATTGAATGAGGGGAGTGAGTGGGGTCATCATGGTCCGCTCCAGTCCCACCAATGCCTGTGCGTCATGGTCCTGTTGTGCATGGCCTGTCACTCTGTGACACCCCCGTGCCCCATGGGGGCACTGGCTGCACACGGAGGTGGGGAGACAGAAGTGGAGGTTGTGGTAGTGTCACCCTCTGGGCAGGAGAGTCTGAGGGggcctgctcagctgccacctctgtCTCTTGGGAGAGGGGATTTGGCTTCTCAGTGGCAATGAGCCAGCTCCTCTCCACAGCTGGAAGTCACCTTCCTCAAACAGGATACAGGTCATGGTCTCAGCACTGCCCTTGGGGAAAATGCTTCTGTGTGCAGAGAAGGAGCCTAAGAGAAGCCACACCCAAGAGGatcacttatcaccttattttcctGTGAGAGGATGTTCTGTCCTAAAGTTTTCAGCAGTTTCAGCAACTCAGTTATTCCCTACACAGATTCTTGCCAGGAGAGGCTGGCACTAGGGTAGCTATGAGAGCAATCTACTCTCTTATATGTCAGTGTCAGAGCCTCAGACTGGGAAAGGAGGGAGGCCTCTACTTGTCAGTAGGAAGTAACTCTGCTGGCTTGCTTTTCCAGTCAGGGTAGCTTTACTACCTGTTTTTCTCTAGCAAAGGATAGGATGGAGACCTTGGATGAGTTTGACAACGAGTACCCCCTCAGTATGTCATTCTGCAAGCTGATTTCCCCTGAGGACTTCGAAGTACAGTCTTTATCCTATACTGAGCAGTGCCTGCAAGAACTGTATACAAACATGGAGCGGAGCCCAGAGATCTGTGAGAGGGTCATGCGAAAGCGGAAGCAGATGGAGAAAGAGGCAGCTGGCCTAGCTTCATTCTTAAAGGTACCTGCCGTGCCTTCTTGTCTaacagctccccctcccctcaacatATCTGAGATTATTGCAGGGAGATTTTATCAGGAATAACAGCGAGAGAGCAGGTCCCTCAGAGCCAGGAACTCTGACTACTCTAGTAATGAGACAAATCACCATGTAGGTTTGCACCATCACTGTTTTCCCTGTTTCTCCTTCGGCTGCTGGTATCTGTGCCACAAGAAGAGGAAAAAGTCTGTTTTCCAAATTGTACATGAACTTTCCTGAAACCTGCAGCCCTCTCAGGGttcccccctgcctccagcatggAAAAGCCTAGATGTAGCCTCATCACATGACCTGGATCAATCTTTTCTGGCACTGGGGAATGAAGTGCTAGCTTGAGACCACCACTGTAGTCTCTGCCTGTGTATTGACTTTGATTCTCAGATAGCTATTTGCAGAGCTGTCCTAGTGTTAAGGAGAGTTAAATGTTACTGAAATCACAGCTTGTGGTGATATACGTTCAACCTGGTCAATATGAATCCAGTCATGTGATTTCCACTAGTGGGAAATTATGGGAGCAAATTCCCCTCACCTCATGGAAAAATTACTCtgttttttaggatttttttatgtttgtttgctgGGGGAATGTGCAGGGAATAGAGGCTGGAATTGACAGAGAAAGTGATACTAAAGCTATTGtacttcctccttttccctgtAGTAAGGGCTCCTTAGGTGACTCAGATACACTCTCCAGCTCTCTATCTGCTCTGTGACATTAACTTTCCCCTGATTCCAACCCACATGAATCTAATGGAAGGCTGAAGGTACCTGACAATTCTGTATGTCACTGCTCTGCCattgtaaaggggccttaaagtgagtGTAAATGTCCCTCTGAGACTGCCCCTtgtgcagggagctgcctgaCCTGTGTAAAAGCTCTACCCCAGTCCTTCTCCTAGTCCATAGCATAGGGGTGCATTGAGGGGATGGCCAGATTGCACAGCACTACAGCTGTTCTTGGATTAACAGGGTTCACAGGGAACTATGGGAAGCAGAATGTTAGAGCAGCCCAGAGGCTGCTGCAGTTTACACTGGGAGCATGCACAACCCTACTAACCAACAGAAGGGTGCGGGGGCGGGGTTAAAAAGGTAGCTTAAAGCTACGTTTGTGATTTCAAATCACTAATGCTCCCATTGCACACACAGCCTGGTTTTCAGTTACTCTGTTCCTGTACTTGGGGCAGGGATGGAAGCCGTGGGAGGGACAAACAGAACATCAAAGCCATAACAGCTGTTATGTGGAATACTGGAGAGATGGTGAGGTAGTCTTCTGAACCAACAGAACACTTTGGCTATTAGACAGCAGTACCCACTGCAGAGGCGAATAGCAATGCCTTAccctccctttccctttcccccccatGTTGTTTTCTAGGCCAAGTTTTTCTGGACACTTCAGGGAGAGATGAATTACTGTAACTATGTGGGGATTGCGGAGATGCAAGAGAAGGTGGTGCAGCTGAAACGAGACATGCAGAAAGTGAACAACTATGCTCAGGGTAATCCCTGTGTTTCAGTCTCCCTTTAGGCCTGTGGCACAACTCTAGGAAGTTTCCCTTCTAGGCTCCCCTCTTTCCATCCTGTGGCTTGTGATGCAGaagagaaaatgcagcaatgTTATAACAGTGCCTTTCCCTATTGGGAAGGGATAACTCAGGAGTCTAAGCACAAGGTTGAAATAGCTAAGCTCCCCAAAACAGTTTCTTTTAGCTAGCATCTCTCTAGTGATTTTTATCCGTAGATCTGAATGCTTTACAAAGGGAGATAAGCAGTATTATCTCTGTTACCTATGCAGAAATAGCCATAGGGAAATGAAGTGACTTTGTGACAGTCACACAGTGAGTTGGTGGCAAGGCTGTGTACCAAGgtcttctgtttccaagtctAGTGCCTGGACAACACAGCCTCCCTAGTTTGCCTCGTTGTCCTGGGCCAAAATTTCTCTTTCATTGTGCACCAGTTGTGTGCCTATTTGCCACTCTCCCACCCCTGACATGGCTATGTTTTAGTGGTGGTTTATGTATAAAAGTTTGTGAACCACTTTGAGATGTCTGGGATGAAAGATGTTATAGAAATATTAGATGTAATTGTTTGTTAATTAGCTGTTTGGATTCTGATGGCCATTTTCACCCCTGTCTATGATATAGCTCTGATATATCTTTCTCCCTTCTCAGCTTGCTGGTTATATTAGCAACTGGTATagagaggggggtgtgtgtgtatcaccCTACAGCACTTCAGCATACCGCACACTTAATTGTGTAGACCCTCCTgatgcacactaaaagttccctagtatGTGCTGACATACCACAGTTTgaaacaaagagactggggactGTCCCTTATCGTTATGCTCTAATTGGTGGACAGCAGCTCTGAGGTCTGCCCAGAAGCCTATACAACTGCATAGTTTTGAACTACTTAGAAGAGCTGGGAAAGGACAGCCCTTGACAGGGAAGTGCTCTCTCTGTATCCCCACTCTGAGGTCTAATTCCATGCATTATTAGGTAGTCTATGGTAGCTGCACGTGCACCTCAGGCCAGGCTGGGGGTTAAGTTGTCCGACTAGAGGAGGCTGTAAGCTACACGTGTCAAGGTGTCCAGATGCTAGAGATGAGTGAAGGATGGAGCTGTGTCTCATGGCCCTGTCCAGCTCTGAGGTGTGTATTTTGGGGCTCATTGGGGGAATCTTAGctcaacataagaacataaaaacggccatactgggtcagaccaaaggtccatctagcccagtatcctgtcttctgacagtggcctatgccaggtgcgtcagaggaatgaacagaacaagtaatcatgaAGTggtccatctcctgtcacccattcccagcttctggcaaacagaggttagggacaccatctgTTCCCATCCTGTttaattgatggacctatcctccattaatttatctagttttttttttaagcctgttatagtcttggccttcacaacatcctctggcaaggagttgcacaggttgattgtgcgttgtgtgaaaaaatacttccttttgtttggtttaaacttgctgcctcataatttcatttgatggcccctagttctcatgttatgagaaggagtaaataacccttccttatttactttctccacatcagtcatgattttatagacctctatcatatccccccttagttgtctcttttttgtgctgaaaagtcccagtcttacaaATCTCTCTTCTTACAgtagctgttccatacccctaatcatttttgttgcccttttctgaaccttttccaattcccatatatcttttttgagatggggcaatcacatctgcacacagtattcaagatgtgggcataccatgaatttatatagaggcaatatgatattttctatctcattatctatcccttccttaaTGAATCCCAACATCCGGTTCACTTTTTTcactgccattgcacattgagtggatgttttcagagaactatccacaatgatgccaagatctctttcttgagtggtaacagctaatttagacctcatcattttatatgtatagttgggattatgtttttcaatgtgcattactttgcatttatcaacatggaatttaatctgccatttaaTTGCCCAGTCAcgcagttttgagagatccttttgtagctcttcgcagtctgcctgggacttaactatcttgagttcttttatatcatctgcaaattttgctgcctcactgttcacccttttttccagatcatttatgaatatgtcgaATAGAACTGGGCcgagtacagacccctgggggacaccactatttacccctctccattctgaaaactgaccatttattcctaccctttgtttccgatCTTTTAACCCATCTCTCTATGCCCTTTGGAAAGATTATGTCCAGCACAAACATGAGTCCAGCATCTCAGTTGCCCCCTCTGTTTGTGCAGGGTTTTCCTTT is part of the Chelonoidis abingdonii isolate Lonesome George chromosome 22, CheloAbing_2.0, whole genome shotgun sequence genome and harbors:
- the PLA2G1B gene encoding phospholipase A2, which produces MKFILLILLFSVGAANAAATSRALWQFRAIIKCTIPSSNPLLDYNNYGCYCGLGGSGTPVDTLDRCCQVHDNCYSEAQQLSACKGLLDNPYTELYTYSCSGTTVTCSSKNDPCELFICECDRKAAICFAGASYNPENKNLDSSRCA